In a genomic window of Halalkalicoccus sp. CG83:
- a CDS encoding DUF7577 domain-containing protein: MLETPVLEIVIALVGIQLVALLYLYYRADGESSATATTAEPTDDPANPPDGVVECGDCGAKNDPSYRYCRRCVADLAGDGVPGSRDRSPQGRLF; this comes from the coding sequence ATGCTCGAGACACCGGTTCTCGAGATCGTGATCGCGCTCGTCGGGATCCAACTGGTCGCCCTGCTCTATCTCTACTACCGCGCCGACGGTGAATCCTCGGCCACGGCGACCACGGCGGAACCGACGGACGACCCCGCGAATCCGCCCGACGGAGTCGTCGAGTGTGGCGACTGCGGGGCGAAGAACGACCCGAGCTACCGCTACTGCAGGCGATGTGTCGCCGATCTCGCGGGGGACGGCGTCCCCGGCTCCCGGGATCGATCTCCCCAGGGACGGCTGTTTTAA
- a CDS encoding ABC transporter permease: MESRRRLVRIGSILAVPLLWLLVSRLGIAPGLPTPVEVATALVAELYREDFWISTVQSTIRVLGSFVIAAAVGIPLGLLIGRYTVFADLTFPALEMLRPIPPIAWIPFTILVLPAAELSIMFITFLGAFFPILLNTIQGARGVEVEYSRAAQSLGATSFQTFRHVIYPSALPAIHAGMIVGMGLAWVNLIAAEMVAGGTGLGFLTWSAYTSGSYPAIIVGIIVIGLLGAASSTLVRWFANWQIGWQEVEAA; encoded by the coding sequence ATGGAGTCGCGCCGGCGCCTCGTTCGAATCGGCTCGATCCTCGCGGTACCGCTGCTGTGGCTCCTCGTGAGCCGGCTCGGCATCGCTCCCGGACTGCCGACTCCGGTGGAGGTCGCGACCGCGCTGGTCGCCGAACTCTACCGCGAGGACTTCTGGATCTCGACGGTCCAGAGCACGATCCGCGTGCTGGGTTCGTTCGTGATCGCGGCGGCGGTCGGCATCCCGCTGGGACTGTTGATCGGCCGGTACACCGTCTTCGCCGACCTGACGTTTCCCGCCCTCGAGATGCTGCGGCCGATCCCGCCGATCGCGTGGATCCCCTTCACGATCCTCGTCCTCCCGGCAGCGGAGCTCTCGATCATGTTCATCACCTTCCTCGGCGCGTTCTTCCCCATCCTGCTCAACACGATCCAGGGCGCACGCGGCGTCGAGGTCGAGTACTCGCGGGCCGCCCAGTCGCTCGGTGCGACCTCGTTCCAGACGTTCCGTCACGTCATCTACCCGAGCGCGCTGCCGGCGATCCACGCCGGCATGATCGTCGGCATGGGGCTCGCGTGGGTCAACCTGATCGCCGCAGAGATGGTCGCCGGTGGCACCGGCCTCGGATTCCTCACCTGGTCGGCCTACACGAGCGGCTCCTACCCGGCCATCATCGTCGGGATCATCGTCATCGGCCTGCTCGGCGCCGCCTCCTCGACGCTGGTTCGCTGGTTCGCGAACTGGCAGATCGGGTGGCAGGAGGTCGAGGCCGCGTGA
- a CDS encoding ABC transporter ATP-binding protein, with protein sequence MSKPDSLTNEATTNEATTDESTAGKTGEIDINDLTKIYDPEGEHVLAVDDMDLHIEAEEFVALLGPSGCGKSTVMDCIAGYLEPTEGDVIVDGERVTGPDPKRGVVFQENRLFPWKTIQENVEFGPQMRDGVEEGRAQSILGEMGLEGFEDAYPSGLSGGMQQRAELARLLANDPDIMLMDEPFSALDALTKEIMQEKLIEVWERDNRTVLFITHDVEEAIFLADRVVIMTARPGGVKDVIDVDIERPRSSEVLTTDRFTELRERALSVIREEAQRALEQEEGA encoded by the coding sequence ATGAGCAAACCAGACTCTCTCACGAACGAAGCGACGACGAACGAAGCGACGACGGACGAATCGACGGCCGGAAAGACCGGCGAGATAGACATCAACGACCTCACGAAGATCTACGACCCCGAGGGCGAGCACGTCCTCGCCGTCGACGACATGGACCTCCACATCGAGGCCGAGGAGTTCGTCGCGCTGCTCGGCCCCTCCGGCTGCGGGAAGAGCACCGTCATGGACTGCATTGCCGGCTATCTCGAGCCGACCGAGGGCGACGTGATCGTCGACGGAGAACGGGTCACCGGTCCCGATCCCAAGCGCGGCGTCGTCTTCCAGGAGAACCGCCTGTTCCCCTGGAAGACGATACAGGAGAACGTCGAGTTCGGCCCACAGATGCGCGACGGCGTCGAGGAGGGTCGCGCCCAGAGCATCCTCGGCGAGATGGGACTCGAGGGGTTCGAGGACGCCTACCCCTCGGGGCTCTCCGGCGGGATGCAACAGCGCGCCGAGCTCGCCCGACTGCTCGCGAACGACCCGGACATCATGCTGATGGACGAGCCGTTCAGCGCGCTCGACGCGCTGACCAAGGAGATCATGCAGGAGAAGCTGATCGAGGTGTGGGAACGCGACAACCGGACGGTGCTGTTCATCACCCACGACGTCGAGGAGGCGATCTTCCTCGCGGACCGCGTCGTCATCATGACCGCCCGTCCCGGCGGGGTCAAGGACGTCATCGACGTCGACATCGAACGGCCGCGTAGCTCCGAGGTCCTCACCACGGACCGGTTCACCGAGCTGCGCGAACGCGCGCTCTCGGTCATCCGGGAGGAGGCCCAGCGCGCGCTCGAACAGGAGGAAGGCGCCTGA
- the leuS gene encoding leucine--tRNA ligase encodes MDYDPQALEERWRERWAEQGRYEADPEGDDETTFVTVPYPYPSGGMHIGHARTYTVPDVYARYRRQRGDEVLFPIAWHVTGTPIIGAVERLKKGEEKQLSVLRDTYNVPEDELADLETPMGFARYFIENHYKRGMKRLGLSIDWRREFTTNDERYQRFVTWQYETLHERGLLEKGLHPVNYCTNEDQPVTAHDLLEGEDAEFQEYTLVRFAWDGRTVPMATLRPETVRGVTNAFVDPEATYAIADVDGEEWFVSREAIEKLRLQDHAIEVREEVSGERLVGERVRNPITDEEVPVLPAGFVDSDNATGVVMSVPAHSPDDYLALREAKADPERLQAYGISSEEVEAIEPVPILEVEGYGEIPARDAVEEHGIEASDDPRLKEATQQLYNREFHAGRLLDAYGEFAGEVIEDVRDRYRDHHADSGAFAGMYDFTEEVVCRCGGEVEVAYQDTWFLRYDDADWKEKAHRAVAGMDAIPENTRGQFDHTIDWLNEWPCIRNYGLGTRLPWDDEFVIEPLSDSTIYMAYYTIAHRLDEIPPEELDRAFFDTLFYGADAVDEPDERAIELRTEWDHWYPVDYRCSANDLISNHLTFYLFHHAELFDEANWPQGITSMGMGLLEGRKMSSSKGHVVLPGEAIERYGADTVRFFLLNSAEPWQDYDWRADQVESTRNQLDRFWNRAGDVIESGEGERELEGIDRWLLSKLQGTIRETTEAMERFETRSASQTAFYGFEEHLKWYRRRAELDRPGARWTLRRVLETRLRLLAPIVPFLANELHEELSGEPAEDAPWPAVDPEFEDRSIEVEERLIESLTGDVADIVDVTGEDPETIRIYVAADWKRDVFEQVVETGPDVGQVMGEVMQDEQLRERGDAVNDLVGELVGVVRGRSDEELERLQEVDEQEVYEEAAGFFEREFDADVRVYAEEEADDAVDRAGNAVPLRPAVHIE; translated from the coding sequence ATGGACTACGATCCGCAGGCGCTCGAGGAGCGGTGGCGCGAGCGGTGGGCGGAGCAGGGACGATACGAGGCCGATCCCGAGGGCGACGACGAGACCACGTTCGTCACCGTTCCCTACCCGTACCCGAGCGGCGGGATGCACATCGGGCACGCGCGCACCTACACCGTCCCCGACGTCTACGCTCGATATCGCCGACAGCGGGGCGACGAGGTGCTGTTTCCGATCGCCTGGCACGTCACCGGCACGCCGATCATCGGCGCCGTCGAGCGCCTGAAGAAGGGCGAGGAGAAGCAGCTCTCGGTGCTCCGGGACACCTACAACGTCCCCGAGGACGAGCTCGCCGACCTGGAGACGCCGATGGGGTTCGCACGCTACTTCATCGAGAACCACTACAAACGGGGGATGAAGCGGCTGGGACTGTCGATCGACTGGCGCCGCGAGTTCACCACGAACGACGAGCGCTACCAGCGGTTCGTCACCTGGCAGTACGAGACGCTCCACGAGCGAGGGCTGCTGGAGAAGGGGCTCCACCCGGTGAACTACTGTACGAACGAGGACCAGCCCGTGACGGCCCACGACCTGCTGGAGGGCGAGGACGCGGAGTTCCAGGAGTACACCCTCGTCAGGTTCGCCTGGGACGGTCGAACGGTGCCGATGGCGACGCTGCGTCCCGAGACCGTTCGAGGAGTGACGAACGCCTTCGTCGACCCCGAGGCGACCTACGCGATCGCCGACGTCGACGGCGAGGAGTGGTTCGTCTCCCGGGAGGCGATCGAGAAGCTCCGCCTGCAGGACCACGCGATCGAGGTCCGTGAGGAGGTGTCGGGCGAACGGCTGGTCGGCGAGCGGGTGAGAAACCCGATCACCGACGAGGAGGTTCCCGTCCTCCCCGCCGGGTTCGTCGACAGCGACAACGCCACCGGCGTCGTGATGTCGGTGCCGGCCCACAGCCCCGACGACTACCTGGCGCTGCGGGAGGCGAAGGCCGACCCCGAACGGCTGCAGGCGTACGGGATCAGCTCGGAAGAAGTCGAGGCGATCGAGCCGGTTCCCATTCTAGAGGTCGAGGGCTACGGCGAGATTCCGGCGCGCGACGCGGTCGAGGAACACGGGATCGAGGCGAGCGACGACCCCCGACTGAAGGAGGCGACCCAGCAGCTCTACAACCGGGAGTTCCACGCGGGACGGCTGCTCGACGCGTACGGCGAGTTCGCCGGCGAGGTGATCGAGGACGTCCGCGATCGCTACCGCGACCACCACGCCGACTCGGGGGCGTTCGCCGGGATGTACGACTTCACCGAGGAGGTCGTCTGTCGCTGTGGCGGCGAGGTCGAGGTGGCCTACCAGGACACCTGGTTCCTCCGGTACGACGACGCCGACTGGAAGGAGAAGGCTCACCGCGCGGTCGCCGGGATGGACGCGATTCCGGAGAACACCCGCGGCCAGTTCGACCACACGATCGACTGGCTCAACGAGTGGCCCTGCATCCGGAACTACGGGCTGGGAACCCGACTGCCGTGGGACGACGAGTTCGTCATCGAACCCTTATCGGACTCGACGATCTACATGGCATACTACACGATCGCCCACCGGCTCGACGAGATCCCGCCGGAGGAGCTCGACCGGGCGTTCTTCGATACGCTGTTCTACGGCGCCGACGCGGTCGACGAGCCCGACGAACGAGCCATAGAGCTCCGCACAGAGTGGGACCACTGGTACCCCGTCGACTACCGGTGTTCGGCGAACGACCTCATCTCCAACCACCTCACGTTCTACCTCTTCCACCACGCGGAGCTGTTCGACGAGGCGAACTGGCCCCAGGGGATCACCTCGATGGGGATGGGGCTGCTCGAGGGCCGGAAGATGTCCTCCTCGAAGGGCCACGTCGTGCTGCCGGGCGAGGCGATCGAGCGCTACGGCGCCGACACGGTGCGTTTCTTCCTGCTCAACTCGGCCGAGCCGTGGCAGGACTACGACTGGCGCGCCGACCAGGTCGAGTCCACCCGCAACCAGCTCGATCGGTTCTGGAACCGCGCAGGGGACGTCATCGAGTCCGGCGAGGGCGAACGCGAACTCGAGGGGATCGACCGCTGGCTGCTCTCGAAACTCCAGGGGACGATCCGCGAGACCACCGAGGCGATGGAGCGCTTCGAGACCCGAAGCGCGAGCCAGACGGCGTTCTACGGGTTCGAGGAACACCTGAAGTGGTACCGGCGTCGTGCCGAACTCGATCGGCCGGGCGCGCGCTGGACGCTTCGACGGGTGCTCGAGACGCGCCTCCGTCTGCTCGCGCCGATCGTCCCCTTCCTGGCGAACGAGCTCCACGAGGAGCTCTCCGGCGAGCCGGCGGAGGACGCCCCGTGGCCGGCGGTCGACCCCGAGTTCGAGGATCGGTCGATCGAGGTCGAGGAGCGCCTGATCGAGTCGCTGACGGGCGACGTCGCCGACATCGTCGACGTCACCGGCGAGGACCCGGAGACGATCCGGATCTACGTCGCCGCCGACTGGAAACGCGACGTGTTCGAGCAGGTGGTCGAGACCGGCCCCGACGTCGGACAGGTGATGGGCGAGGTGATGCAGGACGAACAGCTGCGCGAGCGCGGCGACGCGGTCAACGACCTCGTCGGCGAGCTCGTCGGCGTCGTCCGCGGGCGCTCCGACGAGGAGCTCGAACGCCTCCAGGAGGTCGACGAGCAGGAGGTCTACGAGGAGGCTGCCGGCTTCTTCGAGCGGGAGTTCGACGCCGACGTACGGGTCTACGCCGAGGAGGAGGCCGACGACGCCGTCGATCGGGCCGGGAACGCCGTCCCGCTGCGGCCGGCCGTCCACATCGAGTGA
- a CDS encoding ABC transporter substrate-binding protein: protein MDGSDGTRGTGGRNGGTGISRRSLLGASGALGASALAGCTGSEYFGGAAAGFDEQSLIVGYQPFYTESWSALVIRHAGLAEKYLPEEYSVAAWEVALQGAVIGNKMISEQNDIGYTGDMPTITAIANEETAIDMVAVAGFSEGQQCNLCFVPRDSDIEEAAELDGHEIGVTTGTCTHRFLLEAIQNEGIDVDLSDQGMETVVTNIREGSLAAGAGWEPAPSRSVIQEGAAEYLFTGAEYDANDAAGLLMLDSMVEDHPEAAKGWLKAELEAKHIMATDPERTVDLIQQEGQLRDYERETLHAVLYENIDANPEIERMLFYTDFEAVDEVERLMKQEAPEFLYENQGVISGIPPEERYRTEPLRAAIDELEDEVDWEPLREAER, encoded by the coding sequence ATGGACGGATCCGACGGGACACGCGGAACAGGCGGACGGAACGGGGGTACGGGGATCAGCAGACGGAGCCTTCTCGGTGCTTCGGGAGCGCTCGGAGCGAGCGCGCTCGCCGGCTGTACCGGCAGCGAGTACTTCGGCGGGGCGGCGGCGGGGTTCGACGAGCAGTCGCTCATCGTCGGCTACCAGCCCTTCTACACCGAGTCGTGGTCGGCGCTGGTGATCCGCCACGCCGGGCTCGCGGAGAAGTACCTGCCCGAGGAGTACTCGGTAGCGGCCTGGGAGGTCGCCCTTCAGGGGGCGGTGATCGGCAACAAGATGATCTCCGAACAGAACGACATCGGCTACACCGGCGACATGCCGACGATCACCGCGATCGCGAACGAGGAGACGGCGATCGACATGGTGGCCGTCGCCGGCTTCTCGGAGGGTCAGCAGTGCAACCTCTGTTTCGTCCCTCGTGACTCCGACATCGAGGAGGCCGCGGAGCTCGACGGACACGAGATCGGCGTCACGACGGGGACCTGCACCCACCGATTCCTCCTCGAGGCCATCCAGAACGAGGGCATCGACGTCGACCTCTCGGATCAGGGCATGGAGACGGTCGTGACGAACATCCGGGAGGGAAGTCTCGCCGCAGGTGCCGGCTGGGAGCCCGCCCCCTCGCGGTCGGTCATTCAGGAGGGCGCCGCCGAGTACCTCTTCACCGGAGCGGAGTACGACGCGAACGACGCCGCCGGTCTCCTCATGCTGGACTCGATGGTCGAGGACCACCCCGAGGCCGCCAAGGGATGGCTGAAGGCCGAACTCGAGGCTAAACACATCATGGCGACCGATCCCGAGCGGACGGTCGACCTGATCCAACAGGAGGGCCAGCTGCGCGATTACGAGCGCGAGACGCTCCACGCGGTCCTCTACGAGAACATCGACGCCAACCCCGAGATCGAACGGATGCTGTTCTACACCGACTTCGAGGCCGTCGACGAGGTCGAACGGTTGATGAAGCAGGAGGCACCGGAGTTCCTCTACGAGAACCAGGGGGTCATCTCGGGGATCCCGCCCGAGGAGCGTTACCGAACCGAGCCCCTGCGGGCGGCGATCGACGAGCTCGAGGACGAGGTCGACTGGGAGCCCCTCAGGGAGGCCGAACGATGA
- the treF gene encoding alpha,alpha-trehalase TreF, which produces MPSPSAYPQLIGRLFETAQENGVFSDSKTFVDCVPAEEPETIQSRFEDEQEVENVDLERFVHDHFTVPEDPVTAANPPTESMEWYIDGLWPHLIRDPVDQRQGETAIPLPNRSVIPGGRFRESYYWDSYFVAEGLAVDGRVDVIEDVVENFASLIDRYGFVPNGARVYYTTRSNPPVFNRILDLLAAERGPDVAQEYLPHLDREYGFWMDGADEIGPGEAHRRTVRLDEDEAVLNRYWDDQAQPRAESYREDVELAGRIDRDPSAVYRDVRAACESGWDFSSRWFDGEGIETIRTTDRIPIDLNALLYGTERSLARWHDYVGDAEAAEGYRDAATARRASIDRYCWDEKREFYFDHSRERGEPTDSWTLAAVVPLFSGAASDEQAARVAETLEKRFLRSGGLVTTLTESGEQWDAPNGWAPLHWMAVVGLQRYGHEELAREIAGRWLDLNRDVFDETGRMLEKYDVTGGGVGSGGEYPLQFGFGWTNGIALALPQQFY; this is translated from the coding sequence ATGCCTTCTCCCTCCGCGTACCCCCAACTCATCGGACGGCTCTTCGAGACGGCCCAGGAGAACGGCGTGTTCTCGGACTCGAAGACGTTCGTCGACTGCGTTCCCGCGGAGGAGCCGGAAACGATCCAGTCCAGGTTCGAGGACGAACAGGAAGTCGAGAACGTCGATCTCGAACGGTTCGTCCACGACCACTTCACCGTGCCGGAGGACCCGGTGACGGCGGCGAATCCCCCGACGGAGTCGATGGAGTGGTACATCGACGGGCTCTGGCCCCACCTGATTCGCGACCCCGTCGATCAGCGACAGGGCGAGACCGCCATCCCCCTCCCCAACCGGAGCGTCATCCCCGGCGGGCGATTCCGCGAGAGCTACTACTGGGACAGCTACTTCGTCGCGGAGGGGCTCGCCGTGGACGGGCGAGTCGACGTCATCGAGGACGTCGTCGAGAACTTCGCCTCGCTGATCGACCGGTACGGGTTCGTCCCCAACGGCGCGCGCGTCTACTACACGACTCGATCGAATCCGCCGGTGTTCAACCGCATACTCGACCTGTTGGCCGCCGAACGTGGCCCCGACGTCGCCCAGGAGTACCTCCCGCACCTCGATCGCGAGTACGGGTTCTGGATGGACGGCGCGGACGAGATCGGACCCGGCGAGGCCCATCGTCGAACCGTCCGTCTCGACGAGGACGAGGCCGTGCTCAACCGCTACTGGGACGACCAGGCCCAGCCGCGCGCGGAGTCCTACCGCGAGGACGTCGAACTCGCGGGCCGGATCGATCGCGATCCCTCGGCGGTCTACCGCGACGTCCGTGCGGCCTGCGAGTCGGGCTGGGACTTCAGCAGCCGGTGGTTCGACGGCGAGGGGATCGAGACGATCCGGACGACCGACCGGATCCCGATCGACCTCAACGCGCTGCTGTACGGCACCGAACGGTCGCTCGCACGATGGCACGATTACGTCGGCGACGCCGAGGCCGCGGAGGGGTACCGCGACGCCGCAACGGCCCGCCGGGCGTCGATCGATCGCTACTGTTGGGACGAGAAACGGGAGTTCTACTTCGACCACTCGCGAGAACGCGGGGAGCCAACGGACTCCTGGACGCTCGCTGCGGTGGTCCCCCTCTTCAGCGGGGCGGCGAGCGACGAGCAGGCGGCGCGCGTCGCCGAGACCCTCGAGAAGCGTTTTCTCCGGTCCGGCGGCCTGGTGACCACGCTCACCGAGTCGGGCGAGCAGTGGGACGCACCCAACGGCTGGGCGCCGCTCCACTGGATGGCGGTCGTCGGGCTCCAGCGCTACGGCCACGAGGAGCTCGCTCGCGAGATCGCGGGCCGGTGGCTCGACCTCAACCGCGACGTGTTCGACGAGACGGGGCGAATGCTCGAGAAGTACGACGTCACCGGCGGGGGCGTGGGCAGCGGCGGCGAGTACCCGCTCCAGTTCGGCTTCGGCTGGACCAACGGCATCGCGCTCGCGCTCCCCCAGCAGTTCTACTGA
- a CDS encoding Rieske (2Fe-2S) protein, producing MTLTLGDASEIPRNGRRFYTVNGESIAVLDVDGKLYAIRNTCPHMGGPVGEGKVFGKPSASQHVASRFASFTPDDGTLRRPRADEAAAPAISCPLHGWEFDLADGTPRFPAKRGLKTYPVWIEDGLVKLDPGTEEEPPLAMA from the coding sequence ATGACACTGACGCTCGGCGACGCATCCGAAATTCCCAGAAACGGCCGACGGTTCTACACGGTGAACGGCGAGAGCATCGCGGTGCTCGACGTCGACGGGAAACTGTACGCGATACGAAACACCTGTCCGCACATGGGCGGGCCGGTGGGCGAGGGGAAGGTGTTCGGAAAGCCCTCGGCGAGCCAGCACGTCGCCTCCCGTTTCGCGAGTTTCACGCCCGACGACGGCACACTCCGGAGGCCGCGAGCGGACGAGGCGGCCGCACCCGCCATCAGTTGCCCGCTGCACGGGTGGGAGTTCGACCTCGCCGACGGCACGCCCCGCTTCCCCGCGAAACGAGGCTTGAAGACGTACCCGGTCTGGATCGAAGACGGACTCGTCAAACTCGATCCGGGGACCGAGGAGGAACCCCCGCTGGCGATGGCGTAG
- a CDS encoding ABC transporter permease, whose amino-acid sequence MSTSTIERVQRRFDDGAVPLPSRRVLQGTSILLFFVLWSVAVRVGFLGFDKFVGPEVALAALFEALGGAPMTESGETIYEHAAFSALRVVVAITLAMAIAIPLGLTIGTSRPWEDALFPALEVFRPVPPVAWVPIALLLMPTFRSGVIFVVFVGAFFPILINTIEGVKGVEEEYVQAASSLGAESRQIFRHVIIPATMPSIITGVSLGVGLAWITVVAAEMIAGGVGIGYIIFQAYRLLDTPTVAVGMIAIGVLGYVSASLVHRIGHRLTRWQDVSG is encoded by the coding sequence ATGAGCACGAGCACGATCGAACGGGTCCAGCGACGGTTCGACGACGGCGCCGTGCCGTTGCCCTCCAGACGGGTCCTCCAGGGGACGTCGATACTCCTGTTCTTCGTCCTCTGGTCCGTCGCCGTCCGCGTCGGCTTCCTCGGGTTCGACAAGTTCGTCGGCCCCGAGGTGGCGCTCGCGGCGCTGTTCGAGGCGCTCGGCGGCGCGCCGATGACCGAGAGCGGGGAGACGATCTACGAACACGCCGCGTTCTCGGCGCTTCGGGTCGTCGTCGCGATCACCCTCGCGATGGCGATCGCCATCCCGCTGGGGCTGACGATCGGAACGAGCCGGCCCTGGGAGGACGCCCTGTTCCCGGCGCTCGAGGTCTTTCGACCGGTGCCGCCGGTCGCCTGGGTACCGATCGCCCTGCTGCTGATGCCGACGTTCCGAAGCGGCGTGATCTTCGTCGTGTTCGTCGGGGCGTTCTTCCCGATCCTGATCAACACGATCGAGGGCGTCAAGGGCGTCGAGGAGGAATACGTCCAGGCGGCATCGAGCCTGGGCGCCGAGTCCCGACAGATCTTCCGCCACGTGATCATCCCGGCGACGATGCCCTCGATCATCACTGGCGTCTCGCTAGGTGTCGGCCTGGCGTGGATCACCGTCGTCGCCGCCGAGATGATCGCCGGCGGCGTCGGCATCGGCTACATCATCTTCCAGGCCTACCGGCTGCTCGACACCCCGACCGTCGCCGTCGGCATGATCGCGATCGGCGTCCTCGGCTACGTCTCGGCGTCGCTGGTCCACCGGATCGGACACCGTCTCACCCGCTGGCAGGACGTCTCGGGCTGA
- a CDS encoding ornithine cyclodeaminase family protein, with translation MKTLLLNGDDVAENAPLAELVPAIEEAFAAYERGDAQMPPKSYIDLPQYNGDFRSMPAYMDAGDWDAAGIKWVNVHPDNPTDHDLPTVLGTMVYSDPETAVPLAILDGTELTMQRTGAAAAVATDHLARQDAKSLGIVGAGAQAYTQLEAIAEVRPIERVVISDLDEERVERFVSRFEDRFDVSGGSIEEAASCDVLSTVTPVEDPIVPREAIGEHTHVNAMGADAEGKHELADDILLDAKLVIDDHAQTTHSGEINVPYAEGTLIDDDIHAAIGEIVVGDRPGRTSEDGLTVFDSTGLAIQDVAAAHVVYGHADENDNGYPFDLLGLS, from the coding sequence ATGAAGACGCTGCTTTTGAACGGCGACGACGTCGCGGAGAACGCGCCCCTCGCGGAGCTCGTCCCCGCCATCGAGGAGGCGTTCGCGGCCTACGAGCGCGGCGACGCCCAGATGCCCCCCAAGTCCTACATCGACCTGCCGCAGTACAACGGCGACTTCCGCTCGATGCCGGCCTACATGGACGCGGGCGACTGGGACGCCGCCGGCATCAAGTGGGTGAACGTCCACCCCGACAACCCGACCGATCACGACCTGCCCACCGTGCTGGGGACGATGGTCTACTCCGACCCCGAGACCGCGGTCCCGCTCGCGATCCTCGACGGCACCGAACTCACGATGCAGCGCACCGGCGCGGCGGCCGCCGTGGCGACCGACCACCTCGCCCGTCAGGACGCGAAGAGCCTGGGCATCGTCGGCGCGGGCGCACAGGCGTACACCCAGCTTGAGGCGATCGCCGAGGTCCGGCCCATCGAGCGCGTCGTGATCAGCGACCTCGACGAGGAGCGCGTCGAGCGGTTCGTCTCGCGGTTCGAGGATCGGTTCGACGTTTCCGGAGGGTCGATCGAGGAGGCCGCGAGCTGTGACGTGCTCTCGACGGTCACGCCGGTCGAGGACCCGATCGTCCCCCGGGAGGCGATCGGCGAGCACACCCACGTCAACGCCATGGGCGCCGACGCAGAGGGGAAACACGAGCTCGCCGACGACATCCTGCTCGACGCCAAACTGGTGATCGACGACCACGCCCAGACCACCCACTCGGGCGAGATCAACGTTCCATACGCCGAGGGAACGCTGATCGACGACGACATCCACGCCGCGATCGGCGAGATCGTCGTCGGCGACCGTCCCGGCCGAACGTCGGAGGACGGCCTCACCGTCTTCGACTCGACGGGGCTCGCGATCCAGGACGTCGCGGCCGCGCACGTCGTCTACGGCCACGCCGACGAGAACGACAACGGCTACCCGTTCGATCTGCTCGGACTCAGCTAG
- a CDS encoding prephenate dehydratase: MRAVTLGPAGTYSHRAANAVAEEVEFRESVTAIVEAIAVGEYDRGVIPIENSIEGSVTESLDSLSEYDVAVVKEIVTPIRHALLAQGTDFSTVASHSQALAQCRKYLESEHPDATHEAVASTARGVERARENPQIAAIGHPENAAGPRPTGSRTESDDAGDELRVLAEDIQDRSSNATRFLVVAPVAERSAAGGKSTIVVYPNMNYPGLLLELLEAFAEENINLSRVESRPSGDRLGDYLFHIDIEAGMYEQRTERALDRVESIAEKGWVRWLGSYDTEHVLY, translated from the coding sequence ATGAGGGCAGTCACGCTGGGCCCGGCGGGGACGTACTCACACCGGGCGGCGAACGCGGTCGCCGAGGAGGTGGAGTTTCGCGAGTCGGTCACGGCGATCGTCGAGGCGATCGCCGTCGGCGAGTACGACCGGGGGGTGATCCCGATCGAGAACAGCATCGAGGGCAGCGTCACCGAGAGCCTCGACTCGCTCTCGGAGTACGACGTCGCGGTGGTGAAGGAGATCGTCACGCCGATCAGACACGCGCTGCTCGCACAGGGAACCGACTTCTCGACGGTCGCGAGCCACTCGCAGGCGCTCGCGCAGTGTCGGAAGTACCTCGAGAGCGAACACCCCGACGCCACCCACGAGGCCGTCGCCAGCACCGCCCGCGGGGTCGAGCGCGCCCGCGAGAACCCACAGATCGCGGCGATCGGACACCCCGAGAACGCTGCAGGACCACGTCCTACAGGCAGTCGGACGGAGTCCGACGACGCGGGCGACGAGCTTCGCGTGCTCGCCGAGGACATCCAGGACCGGAGCTCGAACGCGACGCGCTTTCTGGTGGTCGCCCCCGTCGCGGAGCGCTCGGCGGCGGGCGGGAAGTCGACGATCGTGGTCTATCCCAACATGAACTATCCTGGACTACTGCTCGAGCTGCTCGAGGCGTTCGCCGAGGAGAACATCAACCTCTCGCGGGTCGAGTCCCGCCCGAGCGGCGACCGCCTCGGCGACTACCTCTTCCACATCGACATCGAGGCGGGCATGTACGAGCAGCGTACCGAGCGGGCGCTCGATCGGGTGGAGTCGATCGCCGAGAAGGGCTGGGTTCGTTGGCTCGGCTCCTACGACACCGAACATGTCCTCTACTGA
- a CDS encoding DUF7535 family protein, which produces MSESDDESTIKQVVRTVTPGFKGRPDQEMNVIGITYFLLLLILLVPLLPFVLIVWLLTKVFGAIQRRRAS; this is translated from the coding sequence ATGAGCGAATCGGACGACGAGTCCACGATCAAGCAGGTGGTGCGAACGGTGACGCCGGGCTTCAAGGGTCGGCCCGACCAGGAGATGAACGTCATCGGCATCACCTACTTCCTGCTGCTGTTGATCCTGCTGGTGCCGCTGTTGCCGTTCGTTCTCATCGTCTGGCTGCTGACGAAGGTCTTCGGCGCGATCCAACGCCGCCGGGCTAGCTGA